One window from the genome of Mauremys mutica isolate MM-2020 ecotype Southern chromosome 4, ASM2049712v1, whole genome shotgun sequence encodes:
- the LOC123369554 gene encoding extracellular tyrosine-protein kinase PKDCC-like, producing QGPGRRVPRALGGGRLGCEDLSRVTGLGVVGSGFTKLVLRAALPGAGAIALKSVHPAGSDVSRCVQRHGHRAGCHRLASYKLLKEVTLLQRLDHPGVVKLHGQCYDNSLDPEIRVIAMLELGSPLEMIQLLQTPWEERFKICLSLVKLLFYLAHSPLGSIVLLDFQPRQFVMVDGNLKVTDMDDASTEELSCKEDNDCTLDFPAKSFILKCTSAGKCDGLNEKKNLFNAYRYFFTYLLPHTAPSALRPLLGDILNATGDLRYGINETLGAFEKVLHLYKSGLYLQKRLPLLKEYITLKGFRTMEMQDYKCWPSYSHLGCLLSIYNAEEAAAICNSQPQCQSFIVTQQRTWTGRPLASFRSSLTDLIPDVNAVLYIKRSAPSRERL from the exons caggggccaggcaggagggtcccacgggccttag GCGGCGGCCGCCTGGGCTGCGAGGACCTGAGCCGCGTGACCGGGCTGGGCGTCGTGGGCTCCGGCTTCACCAAGCTGGTGCTGCGAGCGGCGCTGCCGGGGGCCGGAGCCATCGCGCTCAAGTCCGTGCACCCGGCCGGCAGCGACGTGAGCCGCTGCGTGCAGCGCCACGGGCACCGCGCCGGCTGCCACAGGCTGGCCAGCTACAAGCTGCTCAAGGAGGTGACGCTGCTGCAGCGCCTCGACCACCCCGGCGTCGTCAAG CTGCATGGTCAGTGCTATGATAATAGCTTAGATCCTGAAATAAGGGTCATAGCTATGCTGGAGCTGGGATCCCCTCTGGAGATGATTCAGCTTCTGCAGACTCCCTGGGAGGAGAGATTTAaa ATTTGCCTGAGTCTAGTGAAACTGCTGTTTTACCTGGCACATTCCCCTCTGGGTTCAATAGTCCTCTTGGATTTCCAGCCAAGGCAGTTTGTTATGGTGGATGGAAACCTAAAAGTGACAGACATGGACGATGCCAGCACTGAGGAACTGTCATGCAAAGAAGATAATGACTGCACACTAGACTTCCCTGCAAAAAGCTTCATTCTCAAATGTACTTCAGCTGGGAAATGTGACGGACTAAATGAAAAGAAGAATCTTTTTAATGCATACCG ATATTTTTTCACGTATCTTTTGCCACACACTGCACCTTCTGCTTTGCGGCCCCTTCTGGGTGATATTCTGAACGCAACAG gTGATTTACGATATGGAATAAATGAAACcctaggagcttttgaaaaggtTTTACATTTGTACAAGTCTGGGCTATATCTACAGAAAAGACTTCCTCTTTTAAAAG AATACATCACCCTAAAGGGATTCCGAACCATGGAAATGCAGGACTATAAATGCTGGCCCTCCTACAGCCATCTGGGATGTTTGCTCTCCATTTATAATGCAGAGGAAGCTGCAGCAATCTGTAACTCTCAACCACAGTGCCAAAGTTTTATTGTCACTCAACAGAGAACATGGACAG GACGCCCACTCGCCTCATTTCGAAGTAGCCTGACTGACTTAATACCAGACGTCAATGCTGTACTCTATATTAAACGATCTGCTCCCTCAAGGGAAAGACTTTAA